From the Manihot esculenta cultivar AM560-2 chromosome 3, M.esculenta_v8, whole genome shotgun sequence genome, one window contains:
- the LOC110611040 gene encoding SAC3 family protein B isoform X2, which translates to MSGFGKHSGPSGRPSPQPRFGDFPRLPSPSPYPPKSPPFFHSSPVPASSPVATERVLSPPLSYEGSSLAANASQSAGIPRTGGFSCDSRRPEALGRVRSPPLSFKSTHPVANPSFGAHRSTLSPSQWVNGQSSLSKDDDQTNLTPSAVASFVASRNAGTSVTAKISRFPEIKRTRSPPSQALDEDISRNPRQTFLQRPALYQSEWDNQHKLMNNYPNLLAHQDHSPVSPFEGSHGSARSFVNDDADVHVPKQARSPPVSPADGVLQKETRRSSTSPPRLGARSNAFSSTSGSQISQKISPSANTTAIEAAPTRNTNYSVAKRTRSPPFPASDKAFQGNSYSDQDGAEREIQAKAKRLARFKEELGEKFENRTDIAEKKVSASGRERYIIEKQKFAGNYSMESGGDFSNGDISSDCDGLGSSGIIIGLCPDMCPESEREERERKGDLDQYERLDGDRNQTTKFLAVKKYTRTAEREASLIRPMPILQKTIDYLLNLLDQPYDDRFLGTYNFLWDRMRAIRMDLRMQHIFNLEAITMLEEMIRLHIIAMHELCEYTKGEGFSEGFDAHLNIEQMNKTSVELFQMYDDHRKKGINVPTEQEFRGYYALLKLDKHPGYKVEPAELSLDLAKMSPEIRQMPEVLFARDVARACRTGNFVAFFRLARKARYLQACLMHAHFAKLRTQALASLHCGLQNNQGLPVAHVANWLAMEEEDIESLLEHHGFSIKEFEEPYMVKEGPFLNGDQDYPTKRSKLVHQKISRRIVDDVSPTSQVASLPAQASREIQLPTVCKHDKKPVASTFMERKGSTHAVDEEMPDFQVVSSPKVGTKLQPVIDTSKVGQQSQEDRRVEGSYFSPWGFSLVHSPLVNLPAKFNEVEKLNDNILSSISPEKKMLSGMEDVPLQVVSRASLQEISPSAKYGYVMENKVPVVVCNDTKDEPPDNHEMENDEVLENYDDEVAQAKLKLIIRLWRRRASKQRELREQRQIVANAALSSLSLGPPIRKAKDQLSTTTEFDIEHVMRERYEKHKQSWSSLNVSDVIVDILGKRNPTVGCLCWKIVLCSQQNNQGDKVVAAGPWLLSKIMPSKKDDNLLISSSGMSIWKKWVPSQSGNDLTCCLSVVRDVMFDDLNETIDGASAILFVVSESIPLNTQKAQLHNLLMSVPSDSCLPLLILCGSCNIKVSDPSSTIVSELGLHDIEKSRISSFLIVFLTGDTEKEYLDGFFSDERLREGLRWLASESLVQPDICCIKTRELILTHLNPLLDVLDKKSVHALDPNHCISAFNEALDWSLGEIAAAAKSKPIGWPCPEIALLQESCDEHMVVRWYLPSIGWSSAARIEPLVSALRECKLPTFPDPISLSGKGAKSGEEIENLKSQLENCLIHYMTQSSGMMTPNLAIKEAQVMLQKCARLELHDSSYYIIPKWISVFRRIFNWRLTSLSSGAVSSAYVLRHHHVDPTPLILDEFGLEGNESLPYINQPSLDEIIVGCTPLVPTRDEPQLEAFQPQQRRVSNGDVCGAGRTNDLMEDESASAQFDRDNHVNAGGVEATVAGQTTKEADKLTKLLEQCSILQNSIEEKLYIYF; encoded by the exons TCCTGTAGCTACAGAGAGAGTGCTGTCACCACCATTGTCTTATGAAGGCTCCAGTCTCGCTGCTAATGCTTCCCAATCTGCTGGAATTCCAAG AACTGGAGGATTTTCTTGTGATAGTAGGAGACCAGAAGCTCTTGGAAGAGTTCGCTCACCTCCTTTGTCCTTCAAAAGCACCCATCCTGTTGCAAATCCATCTTTTGGGGCCCACAG GTCAACTTTGTCACCTTCTCAATGGGTTAACGGCCAGAGTTCTCTTTCTAAGGATGATGACCAAACGAATCTAACACCTTCTGCAGTCGCTTCATTTGTTGCTTCACGCAATGCTGGAACTAGTGTTACAGCTAAGATTTCTAGATTTCCAGAGATAAAGAGGACCAGATCACCTCCTTCACAAGCTTTGGATGAAGATATTTCTAGAAATCCCAGACAAACTTTCCTTCAAAG GCCTGCTTTGTATCAGTCTGAATGGGATAATCAGCACAAGTTGATGAATAATTATCCGAATCTATTGGCTCATCAAGACCATTCCCCAGTCTCTCCATTTGAAGGTTCTCATGGTTCTGCAAGAAGTTTTGTGAATGATGATGCAGATGTCCATGTGCCAAAGCAAGCTAGATCACCACCTGTATCACCAGCAGATGGAGTTCTCCAGAAGGAAACTAGAAG GTCTTCTACATCTCCTCCTAGGTTGGGTGCTAGGTCAAATGCTTTTTCCAGTACATCTGGTTCTCAAATTTCTCAAAAAATCTCTCCATCTGCCAACACTACTGCTATTGAAGCTGCTCCCACCAGAAACACCAACTACTCTGTTGCAAAAAGAACACGGTCACCTCCTTTTCCTGCTTCTGATAAAGCCTTTCAGGGAAACTCTTATTCCGATCAAGATGGTGCTGAACG AGAAATTCAAGCCAAGGCAAAGCGATTAGCTCGCTTTAAGGAAGAATTAGgtgaaaaatttgaaaatagaaCAGATATTGCTGAAAAGAAGGTTTCTGCAAGTGGACGTGAGCGATATATAATTGAAAAGCAAAAATTTGCTGGAAATTACTCCATGGAATCAGGAGGGGATTTCTCCAATGGTGATATTTCTTCTGATTGTGATGGCTTGGGAAGCTCCGGTATCATTATTGGGTTGTGTCCAGACATGTGTCCCG AGTCGGAAAGGGAAGAACGAGAAAGGAAAGGGGATCTTGATCAGTATGAGCGCTTGGATGGTGATAGAAATCAAACTACCAAATTTCTTGCTGTTAAGAAG TATACTAGAACAGCAGAGAGGGAAGCAAGTCTTATACGTCCCATGCCTATCCTGCAGAAGACTATTGATTATCTGCTCAATTTGCTGGATCAACCTTATGATGATAGGTTTCTTGGCACATACAATTTCTTGTGGGATAGGATGAGAGCGATCAGAATGGATCTGCGGATGCAGCACATTTTCAACCTGGAGGCAATAACCATGTTGGAGGAAATG ATACGGCTTCATATAATTGCTATGCATGAGTTGTGTGAATACACAAAAGGAGAAGGTTTTTCCGAGGGATTTGATGCACACCTAAACATCGAACAGATGAATAAGACTTCAGTTGAACTGTTTCAAATGTATGATGACCACAGGAAGAAAGGAATTAATGTTCCAACGGAACAAGAATTTCGTGGTTATTATGCACTTCTGAAACTAGACAAGCATCCTGGATATAAA GTTGAACCTGCAGAGCTGTCACTGGATCTTGCAAAGATGTCTCCAGAGATAAGGCAAATGCCAGAAGTGCTATTTGCTCGTGATGTAGCAAG GGCCTGTAGAACAGGTAATTTTGTTGCCTTCTTTCGGCTTGCAAGAAAAGCAAGATACCTTCAAGCATGCTTAATGCATGCCCACTTTGCAAAG tTACGAACTCAGGCACTTGCTTCTTTGCACTGTGGTCTACAAAATAATCAAGGTCTCCCTGTTGCCCATGTTGCCAATTGGCTTGCAATGGAG GAAGAAGACATTGAAAGCCTATTAGAACATCATGGGTTTTCTATAAAGGAATTTGAAGAGCCATATATGGTAAAGGAAGGCCCATTTCTCAATGGTGACCAGGATTATCCTACCAAGCGTTCAAAGCTAGTTCATCAGAAAATTTCTAGAAGGATAGTTGACGATGTGTCACCTACTTCTCAAGTGGCTTCCTTGCCTGCTCAAGCATCCAGAGAAATTCAGCTGCCAACGGTCTGCAAGCATGACAAGAAACCTGTTGCTTCTACTTTTATGGAGAGAAAGGGTTCAACCCACGCAGTTGATGAAGAAATGCCTGATTTTCAAGTTGTTTCATCTCCAAAAGTTGGCACAAAATTGCAGCCAGTAATTGATACGTCAAAAGTTGGTCAACAAAGTCAAGAAGATCGTCGGGTGGAAGGTTCCTATTTCTCTCCATGGGGCTTCTCTTTGGTCCACAGCCCCCTGGTAAACCTGCCTGCTAAATTTAACGAGGTGGAGAAACTAAATGATAACATTCTTTCCAGCATCTCTCCTGAGAAGAAGATGCTATCTGGCATGGAAGACGTTCCACTGCAAGTTGTGTCAAGAGCCTCTTTGCAGGAAATATCCCCAAGTGCTAAATATGGTTATGTTATGGAGAACAAGGTCCCTGTTGTGGTTTGTAATGATACAAAAGATGAACCTCCTGATAATCATGAAATGGAAAATGATGAAGTTTTGGAAAATTACGATGATGAAGTTGCTCAGGCAAAGCTCAAGCTGATCATTAG ATTATGGAGGCGGCGTGCTTCAAAACAAAGGGAACTGCGTGAGCAAAGGCAGATAGTAGCAAATGCTGCACTTAGTTCATTATCATTGGGACCACCAATTCGAAAGGCCAAAGAT CAACTGAGCACTACTACTGAGTTTGATATTGAGCATGTTATGAGGGAGAGGTATGAAAAGCATAAACAATCATGGTCGAGCCTGAATGTATCTGATGTCATTGTGGACATACTCGGCAAAAGAAATCCTACTGTTGGATGCCTATGCTGGAAAATTGTCTTGTGTTCTCAGCAAAACAATCAAGGAGACAAAGTGGTGGCAGCAGGCCCGTGGTTGCTTTCAAAGATCATGCCTTCTAAAAAAGATGACAATCTTCTAATTTCATCTTCTGGTATGTCAATATGGAAAAAATGGGTTCCCAGCCAATCTGGAAATGACCTGACCTGCTGCTTGTCAGTTGTTAGGGATGTTATGTTTGATGATTTGAATGAGACAATAGATGGAGCAAGTGCAATTTTGTTTGTTGTATCTGAAAGCATCCCGTTGAACACACAGAAAGCCCAGTTGCATAACCTGCTTATGTCGGTACCTTCTGACTCCTGCTTGCCCCTCCTGATCTTATGTGGCTCTTGCAATATAAAGGTTTCAGATCCTTCCTCCACTATAGTTAGTGAATTAGGTCTTCATGACATTGAAAAATCACGGATAAGTAGCTTTCTCATTGTTTTTCTTACTGGAGATACGGAGAAGGAATACTTGGATGGCTTTTTCAGTGATGAGAGATTAAGGGAAGGACTAAGGTGGCTGGCTAGTGAATCCCTCGTGCAACCTGATATTTGCTGTATAAAGACTCGTGAACTGATTCTAACCCACTTGAATCCCTTGTTGGATGTCCTTGATAAGAAGAGTGTTCATGCATTAGATCCAAATCACTGTATTTCAGCCTTCAATGAAGCGTTGGATTGGTCTCTGGGGGAAATTGCTGCTGCTGCCAAATCAAAGCCCATCGGTTGGCCTTGTCCTGAGATTGCTTTGCTGCAGGAGTCGTGTGATGAGCATATGGTGGTCAGGTGGTACTTGCCAAGCATAGGATGGAGCTCAGCAGCAAGAATTGAACCACTTGTGTCTGCGTTAAGGGAATGTAAACTTCCTACTTTTCCTGATCCTATATCGTTGTCTGGGAAAGGTGCTAAATCAGGTGAAGAGATTGAGAACCTGAAATCACAACTCGAGAACTGCTTGATCCATTACATGACTCAATCGAGTGGAATGATGACACCTAACTTGGCAATAAAAGAGGCACAGGTAATGCTGCAAAAATGTGCTCGACTTGAGCTCCATGACTCAAGCTACTATATTATTCCAAAGTGGATCTCAGTTTTCAGACGGATTTTTAATTGGCGGTTAACAAGTTTATCCAGTGGTGCAGTCTCCTCGGCCTATGTTTTAAGGCATCATCATGTTGATCCGACTCCACTTATTCTTGATGAGTTTGGGCTAGAAGGAAATGAATCTTTGCCATACATAAATCAACCTTCTTTAGATGAAATAATTGTTGGCTGTACTCCCCTTGTACCAACAAGGGATGAGCCACAGCTGGAAGCTTTCCAACCTCAGCAAAGGAGAGTCTCAAACGGTGATGTGTGTGGGGCTGGCAGAACAAATGACTTGATGGAGGATGAAAGCGCTTCTGCACAGTTTGACAGAGATAACCATGTAAACGCTGGCGGTGTTGAGGCGACGGTTGCTGGCCAAACTACTAAAGAAGCTGACAAATTAACCAAGTTGTTGGAACAGTGTAGCATATTGCAAAATTCCATAGAGGAGAaactttacatttatttttga
- the LOC110611040 gene encoding SAC3 family protein B isoform X3 translates to MSGFGKHSGPSGRPSPQPRFGDFPRLPSPSPYPPKSPPFFHSSPVPASRSPVATERVLSPPLSYEGSSLAANASQSAGIPSRRPEALGRVRSPPLSFKSTHPVANPSFGAHRSTLSPSQWVNGQSSLSKDDDQTNLTPSAVASFVASRNAGTSVTAKISRFPEIKRTRSPPSQALDEDISRNPRQTFLQRPALYQSEWDNQHKLMNNYPNLLAHQDHSPVSPFEGSHGSARSFVNDDADVHVPKQARSPPVSPADGVLQKETRRSSTSPPRLGARSNAFSSTSGSQISQKISPSANTTAIEAAPTRNTNYSVAKRTRSPPFPASDKAFQGNSYSDQDGAEREIQAKAKRLARFKEELGEKFENRTDIAEKKVSASGRERYIIEKQKFAGNYSMESGGDFSNGDISSDCDGLGSSGIIIGLCPDMCPESEREERERKGDLDQYERLDGDRNQTTKFLAVKKYTRTAEREASLIRPMPILQKTIDYLLNLLDQPYDDRFLGTYNFLWDRMRAIRMDLRMQHIFNLEAITMLEEMIRLHIIAMHELCEYTKGEGFSEGFDAHLNIEQMNKTSVELFQMYDDHRKKGINVPTEQEFRGYYALLKLDKHPGYKVEPAELSLDLAKMSPEIRQMPEVLFARDVARACRTGNFVAFFRLARKARYLQACLMHAHFAKLRTQALASLHCGLQNNQGLPVAHVANWLAMEEEDIESLLEHHGFSIKEFEEPYMVKEGPFLNGDQDYPTKRSKLVHQKISRRIVDDVSPTSQVASLPAQASREIQLPTVCKHDKKPVASTFMERKGSTHAVDEEMPDFQVVSSPKVGTKLQPVIDTSKVGQQSQEDRRVEGSYFSPWGFSLVHSPLVNLPAKFNEVEKLNDNILSSISPEKKMLSGMEDVPLQVVSRASLQEISPSAKYGYVMENKVPVVVCNDTKDEPPDNHEMENDEVLENYDDEVAQAKLKLIIRLWRRRASKQRELREQRQIVANAALSSLSLGPPIRKAKDQLSTTTEFDIEHVMRERYEKHKQSWSSLNVSDVIVDILGKRNPTVGCLCWKIVLCSQQNNQGDKVVAAGPWLLSKIMPSKKDDNLLISSSGMSIWKKWVPSQSGNDLTCCLSVVRDVMFDDLNETIDGASAILFVVSESIPLNTQKAQLHNLLMSVPSDSCLPLLILCGSCNIKVSDPSSTIVSELGLHDIEKSRISSFLIVFLTGDTEKEYLDGFFSDERLREGLRWLASESLVQPDICCIKTRELILTHLNPLLDVLDKKSVHALDPNHCISAFNEALDWSLGEIAAAAKSKPIGWPCPEIALLQESCDEHMVVRWYLPSIGWSSAARIEPLVSALRECKLPTFPDPISLSGKGAKSGEEIENLKSQLENCLIHYMTQSSGMMTPNLAIKEAQVMLQKCARLELHDSSYYIIPKWISVFRRIFNWRLTSLSSGAVSSAYVLRHHHVDPTPLILDEFGLEGNESLPYINQPSLDEIIVGCTPLVPTRDEPQLEAFQPQQRRVSNGDVCGAGRTNDLMEDESASAQFDRDNHVNAGGVEATVAGQTTKEADKLTKLLEQCSILQNSIEEKLYIYF, encoded by the exons GAGTCCTGTAGCTACAGAGAGAGTGCTGTCACCACCATTGTCTTATGAAGGCTCCAGTCTCGCTGCTAATGCTTCCCAATCTGCTGGAATTCCAAG TAGGAGACCAGAAGCTCTTGGAAGAGTTCGCTCACCTCCTTTGTCCTTCAAAAGCACCCATCCTGTTGCAAATCCATCTTTTGGGGCCCACAG GTCAACTTTGTCACCTTCTCAATGGGTTAACGGCCAGAGTTCTCTTTCTAAGGATGATGACCAAACGAATCTAACACCTTCTGCAGTCGCTTCATTTGTTGCTTCACGCAATGCTGGAACTAGTGTTACAGCTAAGATTTCTAGATTTCCAGAGATAAAGAGGACCAGATCACCTCCTTCACAAGCTTTGGATGAAGATATTTCTAGAAATCCCAGACAAACTTTCCTTCAAAG GCCTGCTTTGTATCAGTCTGAATGGGATAATCAGCACAAGTTGATGAATAATTATCCGAATCTATTGGCTCATCAAGACCATTCCCCAGTCTCTCCATTTGAAGGTTCTCATGGTTCTGCAAGAAGTTTTGTGAATGATGATGCAGATGTCCATGTGCCAAAGCAAGCTAGATCACCACCTGTATCACCAGCAGATGGAGTTCTCCAGAAGGAAACTAGAAG GTCTTCTACATCTCCTCCTAGGTTGGGTGCTAGGTCAAATGCTTTTTCCAGTACATCTGGTTCTCAAATTTCTCAAAAAATCTCTCCATCTGCCAACACTACTGCTATTGAAGCTGCTCCCACCAGAAACACCAACTACTCTGTTGCAAAAAGAACACGGTCACCTCCTTTTCCTGCTTCTGATAAAGCCTTTCAGGGAAACTCTTATTCCGATCAAGATGGTGCTGAACG AGAAATTCAAGCCAAGGCAAAGCGATTAGCTCGCTTTAAGGAAGAATTAGgtgaaaaatttgaaaatagaaCAGATATTGCTGAAAAGAAGGTTTCTGCAAGTGGACGTGAGCGATATATAATTGAAAAGCAAAAATTTGCTGGAAATTACTCCATGGAATCAGGAGGGGATTTCTCCAATGGTGATATTTCTTCTGATTGTGATGGCTTGGGAAGCTCCGGTATCATTATTGGGTTGTGTCCAGACATGTGTCCCG AGTCGGAAAGGGAAGAACGAGAAAGGAAAGGGGATCTTGATCAGTATGAGCGCTTGGATGGTGATAGAAATCAAACTACCAAATTTCTTGCTGTTAAGAAG TATACTAGAACAGCAGAGAGGGAAGCAAGTCTTATACGTCCCATGCCTATCCTGCAGAAGACTATTGATTATCTGCTCAATTTGCTGGATCAACCTTATGATGATAGGTTTCTTGGCACATACAATTTCTTGTGGGATAGGATGAGAGCGATCAGAATGGATCTGCGGATGCAGCACATTTTCAACCTGGAGGCAATAACCATGTTGGAGGAAATG ATACGGCTTCATATAATTGCTATGCATGAGTTGTGTGAATACACAAAAGGAGAAGGTTTTTCCGAGGGATTTGATGCACACCTAAACATCGAACAGATGAATAAGACTTCAGTTGAACTGTTTCAAATGTATGATGACCACAGGAAGAAAGGAATTAATGTTCCAACGGAACAAGAATTTCGTGGTTATTATGCACTTCTGAAACTAGACAAGCATCCTGGATATAAA GTTGAACCTGCAGAGCTGTCACTGGATCTTGCAAAGATGTCTCCAGAGATAAGGCAAATGCCAGAAGTGCTATTTGCTCGTGATGTAGCAAG GGCCTGTAGAACAGGTAATTTTGTTGCCTTCTTTCGGCTTGCAAGAAAAGCAAGATACCTTCAAGCATGCTTAATGCATGCCCACTTTGCAAAG tTACGAACTCAGGCACTTGCTTCTTTGCACTGTGGTCTACAAAATAATCAAGGTCTCCCTGTTGCCCATGTTGCCAATTGGCTTGCAATGGAG GAAGAAGACATTGAAAGCCTATTAGAACATCATGGGTTTTCTATAAAGGAATTTGAAGAGCCATATATGGTAAAGGAAGGCCCATTTCTCAATGGTGACCAGGATTATCCTACCAAGCGTTCAAAGCTAGTTCATCAGAAAATTTCTAGAAGGATAGTTGACGATGTGTCACCTACTTCTCAAGTGGCTTCCTTGCCTGCTCAAGCATCCAGAGAAATTCAGCTGCCAACGGTCTGCAAGCATGACAAGAAACCTGTTGCTTCTACTTTTATGGAGAGAAAGGGTTCAACCCACGCAGTTGATGAAGAAATGCCTGATTTTCAAGTTGTTTCATCTCCAAAAGTTGGCACAAAATTGCAGCCAGTAATTGATACGTCAAAAGTTGGTCAACAAAGTCAAGAAGATCGTCGGGTGGAAGGTTCCTATTTCTCTCCATGGGGCTTCTCTTTGGTCCACAGCCCCCTGGTAAACCTGCCTGCTAAATTTAACGAGGTGGAGAAACTAAATGATAACATTCTTTCCAGCATCTCTCCTGAGAAGAAGATGCTATCTGGCATGGAAGACGTTCCACTGCAAGTTGTGTCAAGAGCCTCTTTGCAGGAAATATCCCCAAGTGCTAAATATGGTTATGTTATGGAGAACAAGGTCCCTGTTGTGGTTTGTAATGATACAAAAGATGAACCTCCTGATAATCATGAAATGGAAAATGATGAAGTTTTGGAAAATTACGATGATGAAGTTGCTCAGGCAAAGCTCAAGCTGATCATTAG ATTATGGAGGCGGCGTGCTTCAAAACAAAGGGAACTGCGTGAGCAAAGGCAGATAGTAGCAAATGCTGCACTTAGTTCATTATCATTGGGACCACCAATTCGAAAGGCCAAAGAT CAACTGAGCACTACTACTGAGTTTGATATTGAGCATGTTATGAGGGAGAGGTATGAAAAGCATAAACAATCATGGTCGAGCCTGAATGTATCTGATGTCATTGTGGACATACTCGGCAAAAGAAATCCTACTGTTGGATGCCTATGCTGGAAAATTGTCTTGTGTTCTCAGCAAAACAATCAAGGAGACAAAGTGGTGGCAGCAGGCCCGTGGTTGCTTTCAAAGATCATGCCTTCTAAAAAAGATGACAATCTTCTAATTTCATCTTCTGGTATGTCAATATGGAAAAAATGGGTTCCCAGCCAATCTGGAAATGACCTGACCTGCTGCTTGTCAGTTGTTAGGGATGTTATGTTTGATGATTTGAATGAGACAATAGATGGAGCAAGTGCAATTTTGTTTGTTGTATCTGAAAGCATCCCGTTGAACACACAGAAAGCCCAGTTGCATAACCTGCTTATGTCGGTACCTTCTGACTCCTGCTTGCCCCTCCTGATCTTATGTGGCTCTTGCAATATAAAGGTTTCAGATCCTTCCTCCACTATAGTTAGTGAATTAGGTCTTCATGACATTGAAAAATCACGGATAAGTAGCTTTCTCATTGTTTTTCTTACTGGAGATACGGAGAAGGAATACTTGGATGGCTTTTTCAGTGATGAGAGATTAAGGGAAGGACTAAGGTGGCTGGCTAGTGAATCCCTCGTGCAACCTGATATTTGCTGTATAAAGACTCGTGAACTGATTCTAACCCACTTGAATCCCTTGTTGGATGTCCTTGATAAGAAGAGTGTTCATGCATTAGATCCAAATCACTGTATTTCAGCCTTCAATGAAGCGTTGGATTGGTCTCTGGGGGAAATTGCTGCTGCTGCCAAATCAAAGCCCATCGGTTGGCCTTGTCCTGAGATTGCTTTGCTGCAGGAGTCGTGTGATGAGCATATGGTGGTCAGGTGGTACTTGCCAAGCATAGGATGGAGCTCAGCAGCAAGAATTGAACCACTTGTGTCTGCGTTAAGGGAATGTAAACTTCCTACTTTTCCTGATCCTATATCGTTGTCTGGGAAAGGTGCTAAATCAGGTGAAGAGATTGAGAACCTGAAATCACAACTCGAGAACTGCTTGATCCATTACATGACTCAATCGAGTGGAATGATGACACCTAACTTGGCAATAAAAGAGGCACAGGTAATGCTGCAAAAATGTGCTCGACTTGAGCTCCATGACTCAAGCTACTATATTATTCCAAAGTGGATCTCAGTTTTCAGACGGATTTTTAATTGGCGGTTAACAAGTTTATCCAGTGGTGCAGTCTCCTCGGCCTATGTTTTAAGGCATCATCATGTTGATCCGACTCCACTTATTCTTGATGAGTTTGGGCTAGAAGGAAATGAATCTTTGCCATACATAAATCAACCTTCTTTAGATGAAATAATTGTTGGCTGTACTCCCCTTGTACCAACAAGGGATGAGCCACAGCTGGAAGCTTTCCAACCTCAGCAAAGGAGAGTCTCAAACGGTGATGTGTGTGGGGCTGGCAGAACAAATGACTTGATGGAGGATGAAAGCGCTTCTGCACAGTTTGACAGAGATAACCATGTAAACGCTGGCGGTGTTGAGGCGACGGTTGCTGGCCAAACTACTAAAGAAGCTGACAAATTAACCAAGTTGTTGGAACAGTGTAGCATATTGCAAAATTCCATAGAGGAGAaactttacatttatttttga